The genomic DNA CGGGCGAGCGTGTGTTCGGCGATTTCCGAAAGCGTCCCCGCCAATTCGACTCCCGTCGGGCCGCCACCGACAACAACGAACGTCATCAACGCTTTTCGAGCCTCCGGATCGGGCTCCCGCTCGGCAGCTTCAAACGCCAGGTAGATGCGGCGGCGAATTTCAGTCGCATCGCCAAGCGTCTTCAGTCCCGGCGCGAATTCGGCCCATTGGTCGTTCCCGAAGTAGCTGTGCGTCGCTCCGGCGGCCAACACCAGCGTGTCGTACGTGAGTTCACCATCGGCCAAGACCAAGCGGTTGTTGGCGACATCAAAATCAGTCACCTCCGCCAGCAGCACCTGGCAATTCGCTTGCTTCCGCAGAATCGCACGCAGCGGCGTGGCGATGTTCGCCGGCGACAAACCGCCCGTCGCCACTTGGTACAACAGCGGTTGAAACAGGTGGTAATTATGGCGGTCGACAAGCGTCACACGAACGTTTGACTTACGAAGCTGCTTGGCCGCTTGCAGGCCGCCGAAACCGCCGCCGACGATGACGACATGAGGTTGGGTGTTCATCGCTTGAAAACTGCTGGGTCGATGGTTCAACAACGGCAACGCCAAAGACGTTGATTATCCGAAACACAATCGCCCATAGGTTAGCTGATAAACGTTTGCATCGCGATAACCACTGCCGCGCCGGCCAAGTAACCGGCAACCGCCCAAGGGGCGATCCGTTTCAAGTACCACATAAAATCGACGTGCTCGATTCCCATCGCCGCCACCCCCGCAGCCGATCCGATGATCAAACAGCTGCCGCCGGTTCCCGCACAATAGGCCAGCAACATCCAAAACGGATGATTCATCGGCAGGTCGTACATCTCAATTCCCGCCGCGACCAACGGAACGTTGTCGACGACCGAAGAGACGAGCCCGATCACAACCGCCACCACGTCGCGATTGGGGAGGACCGAATCGAGCCACGCTGCGGCCGACGCCAGCGTACCGGTGGCTCCCAAGGCACCAACGGCCAACAAAATCCCGAGAAAGAACAAGATGCTCGACATGTCGACTCTTCGCAGCGCGGGCAGCACCCCCGTACTCGATCGCGTCTGTTCATCCAACGTATGCCCGACCAATTCCGAGACAACCCACAACACCGACAGACTCAACATCATGCCCATGTAAGGAGGCAGATGCGTGATCGTTTTGAAGATCGGAACGCCGATCAGCCCCATCACGCCCAGGATTAGAAACAGCCACTGGTGCCAGGGGCGAATGTCTTTATCGACGTGTGATTCGTCGACCTCCGGCGGTTGAAACTTGCCAGGCATCGAACGCGTCAACCCGATCAGGGGAACGATCAAACAGACCAGCGATCCGACGAACAGTTCGCGCATCACTTCGACGGTCCCCAGCTTGTGCTTGATCCACAACATCGTCGTCGTCACGTCGCCGATCACCGTCCAAGCACCGCCCGCATTGGCGGCGATCACAACCAAGCCGACGAACCGCAACCGGTCCTCCCGGTCGCCGATCAGTTTCCGCAACAGCGAGACCATCACGATCGTGGTCGTCAGATTGTCGAGGATCGCCGAGAGGACAAACGTCAGCAGACCAACCGTCCACAGCAGCGTCCGCTTGTCGCGAGTTCGGATGCGATCGGTGATCAACGCAAACCCTTCGTGCGAATCGACAAGCTCGACGATCGTCATCGCTCCCATCAGAAAGAAGAGGATGCTGGCGATCTCGCCGGTCTGGATCAGGTGCTGGGCATCGATCGCATAGTGCAGCCGCACATTCTCCACCTGTTCGGCGATCGCTTCCTGGCGAAACCAATCGGGAATCGCATCGCGAGGCAACAAGTCGTTGACCTCAACCGTATAGATCGACCAGCAAGCAACGCCGATGAACAGCGCGGTGGCGGCTTTGTTG from Rosistilla carotiformis includes the following:
- the nhaD gene encoding sodium:proton antiporter NhaD, which gives rise to MLTLILCIFVLGYLAIAFEHKLKINKAATALFIGVACWSIYTVEVNDLLPRDAIPDWFRQEAIAEQVENVRLHYAIDAQHLIQTGEIASILFFLMGAMTIVELVDSHEGFALITDRIRTRDKRTLLWTVGLLTFVLSAILDNLTTTIVMVSLLRKLIGDREDRLRFVGLVVIAANAGGAWTVIGDVTTTMLWIKHKLGTVEVMRELFVGSLVCLIVPLIGLTRSMPGKFQPPEVDESHVDKDIRPWHQWLFLILGVMGLIGVPIFKTITHLPPYMGMMLSLSVLWVVSELVGHTLDEQTRSSTGVLPALRRVDMSSILFFLGILLAVGALGATGTLASAAAWLDSVLPNRDVVAVVIGLVSSVVDNVPLVAAGIEMYDLPMNHPFWMLLAYCAGTGGSCLIIGSAAGVAAMGIEHVDFMWYLKRIAPWAVAGYLAGAAVVIAMQTFIS